The Chamaesiphon minutus PCC 6605 DNA window TGGCTCATTTTCATCCTTCCGCCGATTGTTATAGCATTAGGTGGCCCCGTTGGTTTGGGGTCGAAATTGATGGAGTTATTGCCAAGCGGATCGGCAGTCAAGCCACTCACTCAGGCAGTCGAGCGTAAAACCGTTGCGACAAGCATCACTGCCAATGGCACGGTTAAAGCCCATCGATCGATTAATCTTAGCCCCAAAACCGCCGGAATTATTAAAACCTTACTCGTCAAAGAAGGCGATCGAGTCAAGCAAGATGAGGTAGTTGCGGTCATGGATGACTCCAACTTGCGCGGTCAACTCGTGCAATACCAAGGACAACTATTGCAACAGCGGGCAAATCTGCAACAATTGCAAGCTGGCAATCGCCCTCAAGATATTGCTAAGGCAGAAGCACAATTAGCCGAAGCCGAAGCCAATCTCCAACAATTACAAGCCGGAAATCGCCCTCAAGATATTGCCAAAGCAGAGGCACAATTAGCCGAAGCCAAAGCAAATCTCCAACAATTACAAGCCGGAAATCGTCCGCAAGAAATCGCTCAAGCTACTGCCAAGTTGCAGCAAGTCCAGGCAACCCTCAAACAGCGAGAGGGGGATTGGCAGCGTTATCAGCAACTGTACAAATCGGGGGCGATTTCTGGGCAAATCCTAGAGCAAAAACGCGCCGATCGAGATGTCGCTCAAAATCAGGTTGTGGAGGCACAACAAGTTTTAGCCCTCCAAAAAGCGGGAACTAGACCAGAACAGATTGCCCAAGCCCAAGCGAAGGTCGCCCAGCAAGCGGAGGCTCTGAGCTTAATCAAAGCGGGTGCGCGGAAAGAAGAAATCGCTCAAGCTAAGGCCAAAGTCGAGCAACAAGTCCAAGCGGTCGCTGTACTCAAGGCAGGTACTCGCAAAGAAGAGATAGACCAAGCCATCGCTCAGGTACAAGCTGCGCAAGGGTCTTTAAAAACAATTCAAAATCAGATCGAGGAAACAAAGGTTTTAGCTCCTTTTAATGGGATCGTGCTGGAAAAATATGCCGATGTGGGTGCTTTTGTCAGCCCTTCGATGGCAGGTGGTGGGGGAGCTTCAGCCTCGTCTTCATCCATCTTGATGCTCACTAGCGTTCGCCAGCAAGTAGTCGTCAATCTCTCCGAATCGCAAATCGCCAAGGTCAAATTAGGACAGTCGGTGGCGATTAAAGCGGATGCCTTTCCTGGCGAGAAATTTACAGGCAAAGTCGAGCAAATTGCCCCTCAAGCCAAAGTGACTCAAAACGTTACTAGTGTTGAGGTGCGGGTATCTATTGACTCTGCGACAGCCACCAAATTAGCGGCAGGGATGAATGTAGAAGCTGATTTTGCCGTCGGTCAGTTAGAAAATGCAATCTTCGTGCCCAACGCTGCGGTGGTCAAACAGGCTGAGGGTGCTGGCGTATACGTTTTGGGCGAGGGTAATAAATCCGTATTTCGCCAGATCCAAACGGGTGTGACTGTCGGCAAGCAAACCGAGGTGAAATCAGGGCTTCAAGGTAACGAGCAGGTGTTGCTCAGTCCGCCAGCCGAGCAGAAATCTGGTGGGGGTATATCGTTACCACGTCCGTCGCAGTAAATCTCAGATTCCGCC harbors:
- a CDS encoding efflux RND transporter periplasmic adaptor subunit → MTNEENMLIDKSVNSASSQQSPAEHRLSSTLVTTTSHQQSRSENLETGDLDHSQSSQSPAKPSWLKWKWLIFILPPIVIALGGPVGLGSKLMELLPSGSAVKPLTQAVERKTVATSITANGTVKAHRSINLSPKTAGIIKTLLVKEGDRVKQDEVVAVMDDSNLRGQLVQYQGQLLQQRANLQQLQAGNRPQDIAKAEAQLAEAEANLQQLQAGNRPQDIAKAEAQLAEAKANLQQLQAGNRPQEIAQATAKLQQVQATLKQREGDWQRYQQLYKSGAISGQILEQKRADRDVAQNQVVEAQQVLALQKAGTRPEQIAQAQAKVAQQAEALSLIKAGARKEEIAQAKAKVEQQVQAVAVLKAGTRKEEIDQAIAQVQAAQGSLKTIQNQIEETKVLAPFNGIVLEKYADVGAFVSPSMAGGGGASASSSSILMLTSVRQQVVVNLSESQIAKVKLGQSVAIKADAFPGEKFTGKVEQIAPQAKVTQNVTSVEVRVSIDSATATKLAAGMNVEADFAVGQLENAIFVPNAAVVKQAEGAGVYVLGEGNKSVFRQIQTGVTVGKQTEVKSGLQGNEQVLLSPPAEQKSGGGISLPRPSQ